In Geobacter anodireducens, a genomic segment contains:
- a CDS encoding EmrB/QacA family drug resistance transporter has protein sequence MEPDTKTVNKWLITITVMLPTIMEIVDTSVANVALPHMQGSLNAGTDEITWVLTSYLVSNAVVLPMTGWFSRLFGRKRFLISCITLFTIASFLCGAAPNLASLIFFRIVQGAAGGALIPSSQAILMETFPPRERGMANAIFGIGAMFGPIIGPALGGWITDNLNWRWIFYINIPIGILAVIMAVYFIFDPPYLRRSKLSIDWWGLGLLTVGLGALQIVLDKGQQDDWFNSSFITGASIVSAGALLLLVYVELRHEHPIVNLRLFKDISFSAGNLIMFMIGFCLYSSIMLIPLFLQTLMGYDATLAGMVLAPGGVATLLTMPFVGAVISRYDGRKVVLAGLLIGATAMFLMQRFTLEASYWDFVWPRVVLGVGLAMLFVPLNTVTLMPIPREEMGNATGMLNLMRNIGGSVGIAVAATLIARYHQFYQNVLVEQVTPYNPAAQQRLSMLTEGMKLRGMDGVSAGKAALGALYGVIQKQAGMLAYNRIFWIVGIAFLSVIPFLLLLRRPRHTGESAEMP, from the coding sequence GTGGAACCGGACACGAAAACCGTCAACAAGTGGCTCATCACCATCACGGTGATGCTGCCGACCATCATGGAGATCGTCGACACCTCCGTGGCGAACGTGGCGCTTCCCCACATGCAGGGGAGCCTCAATGCCGGCACCGACGAAATCACCTGGGTGCTCACCTCCTACCTGGTGAGCAACGCCGTGGTCCTCCCCATGACCGGCTGGTTCTCGCGACTCTTCGGCAGGAAGCGGTTCCTCATCTCCTGCATCACCCTCTTCACCATTGCCTCGTTTCTCTGCGGCGCCGCGCCCAACCTGGCAAGCCTCATCTTCTTCAGGATAGTCCAGGGCGCTGCGGGTGGAGCCCTGATCCCAAGCAGCCAGGCGATCCTCATGGAAACATTCCCGCCCAGGGAACGGGGAATGGCCAATGCCATCTTCGGCATCGGCGCCATGTTCGGCCCCATCATCGGCCCGGCCCTGGGGGGCTGGATCACCGACAACCTGAACTGGCGCTGGATCTTCTACATCAACATCCCCATCGGCATCCTGGCGGTGATCATGGCGGTCTACTTCATCTTCGACCCTCCCTATCTCCGCCGCTCGAAGCTGTCCATCGACTGGTGGGGGCTGGGGTTGCTGACCGTCGGGCTCGGGGCGCTGCAGATCGTGCTCGACAAGGGGCAGCAGGACGACTGGTTCAACTCATCCTTCATCACCGGCGCATCCATCGTCTCGGCAGGTGCGCTGTTGCTCCTCGTCTATGTGGAGCTCAGGCACGAGCACCCCATCGTCAACCTGCGCCTGTTCAAGGACATTTCCTTTTCCGCCGGCAATCTCATCATGTTCATGATCGGGTTCTGCCTCTACAGCTCCATCATGCTGATCCCGCTCTTCCTCCAGACGCTCATGGGCTACGATGCAACCCTGGCGGGGATGGTCCTGGCCCCGGGCGGGGTGGCCACCCTGCTGACCATGCCGTTCGTGGGGGCGGTCATCTCACGCTACGACGGCCGGAAGGTGGTTCTGGCAGGGCTTCTGATCGGAGCAACCGCCATGTTCCTCATGCAGCGGTTCACCCTGGAGGCATCCTACTGGGACTTCGTCTGGCCGCGCGTGGTCCTCGGCGTGGGGCTCGCCATGCTGTTCGTCCCCCTCAATACCGTGACCCTCATGCCGATTCCCAGGGAAGAGATGGGCAACGCCACCGGCATGCTCAACCTGATGCGCAACATCGGCGGCAGCGTGGGCATCGCCGTTGCCGCCACCCTCATCGCCCGGTATCACCAGTTTTACCAGAACGTCCTGGTGGAACAGGTAACACCGTACAATCCTGCGGCACAGCAACGGCTCAGCATGTTGACGGAGGGGATGAAACTCCGGGGAATGGATGGGGTGAGCGCCGGGAAAGCTGCTCTTGGGGCACTCTACGGTGTGATTCAGAAACAGGCGGGGATGCTGGCCTACAACCGGATCTTCTGGATCGTGGGGATCGCCTTTCTCAGCGTGATCCCTTTCCTGCTGCTTCTGCGGCGCCCGCGCCACACGGGCGAATCCGCGGAGATGCCCTGA
- a CDS encoding 2-oxoglutarate ferredoxin oxidoreductase subunit gamma (catalyzes the ferredoxin-dependent oxidative decarboxylation 2-oxoglutarate forming succinyl-CoA), which produces MSGRYEIRFSGAGGQGLILAGVIMAEAASIYDGKQAVQSQSYGPEARGGASKSEVIISDGPVDYPKATKCDALLALTQEACDKYSADLKEGGVLLIDSDLVTKLPPGNYQTTAFNIINTAKNDVGREIVANIVALGAMVALTGVVSKEAAEKAVLSRVPEAFVELNRKAFQLGFEKALSAKK; this is translated from the coding sequence ATGTCTGGAAGATATGAAATCAGGTTTTCCGGTGCCGGCGGCCAAGGGCTCATTCTTGCCGGGGTGATCATGGCCGAGGCGGCCTCCATCTACGACGGCAAGCAGGCTGTCCAGTCCCAGAGCTATGGCCCTGAGGCACGGGGAGGCGCTTCCAAGTCTGAAGTCATCATCTCGGATGGTCCGGTCGACTATCCGAAGGCTACGAAGTGCGATGCTCTGCTGGCTCTTACCCAGGAGGCATGTGACAAGTACTCCGCCGACCTTAAGGAAGGTGGGGTTCTTCTGATAGATTCCGACCTCGTCACCAAGCTGCCGCCGGGCAACTATCAAACGACTGCGTTCAATATCATCAATACTGCAAAGAACGATGTCGGTCGTGAAATCGTTGCCAATATCGTTGCTCTGGGCGCCATGGTTGCCCTGACCGGCGTCGTGTCCAAGGAAGCGGCCGAGAAGGCTGTTCTCTCGCGTGTTCCCGAGGCCTTTGTCGAGCTGAACAGAAAAGCGTTCCAGTTGGGCTTTGAGAAGGCACTGTCTGCAAAAAAATAG
- a CDS encoding methanol dehydrogenase, which produces MKRLLLAICIILFPTLVAARDVPQLRGYVNDYAGLLSPQGAQRVEQILADLERSDSTQIVVLTVPSLEGDNLEEFSIRVADAWRIGQKGTDNGAILLVARAERKVRIEVGRGLEGRLTDLVSGRIIRGEITPYFRQGDYDGGILAGVSAMAAAVKGEYADVPRDLRQGKRSAPPIMGLLIFVGVACVFLGAFSRILGGLAGAVGLPLVTLLTVPGLGLVLLAGLAVAGFVAGLALTSLFGGGGRGGGGFGGGPYLGGGFGGGYGGGWSSGGGFSGGGGGFGGGGASGDW; this is translated from the coding sequence ATGAAGCGCCTGCTTCTCGCCATATGCATCATTCTGTTCCCGACGCTCGTTGCAGCACGCGACGTGCCGCAACTGCGCGGGTACGTGAACGATTACGCCGGACTCCTGTCTCCGCAGGGAGCACAACGGGTGGAGCAGATCCTGGCCGATCTCGAACGGAGCGATTCGACCCAGATCGTCGTGCTGACGGTACCCTCCCTGGAGGGCGACAACCTTGAGGAATTTTCCATCCGGGTGGCGGATGCCTGGCGGATCGGACAGAAAGGTACGGACAATGGTGCCATTCTTCTGGTTGCCCGGGCCGAGCGGAAGGTGAGGATCGAGGTGGGGCGGGGGCTCGAAGGGCGCCTGACCGACCTTGTCTCCGGACGGATCATCCGGGGCGAGATTACTCCCTATTTCAGACAAGGGGATTACGACGGCGGAATTCTGGCCGGCGTGTCCGCCATGGCAGCCGCGGTGAAGGGGGAGTATGCCGACGTTCCGCGCGACCTCAGGCAGGGGAAGAGGAGTGCTCCACCCATCATGGGACTGCTCATTTTCGTGGGGGTTGCCTGCGTCTTTCTCGGAGCGTTTTCCCGTATCCTCGGCGGTCTTGCCGGAGCTGTCGGGTTGCCGCTGGTTACCCTGCTTACCGTGCCGGGGCTTGGCCTTGTCTTGCTTGCCGGCCTTGCGGTGGCAGGATTCGTGGCAGGCCTCGCGCTCACCTCGCTGTTCGGCGGCGGTGGCAGGGGCGGAGGAGGCTTTGGCGGCGGCCCGTACCTCGGAGGTGGCTTTGGGGGAGGGTATGGCGGAGGCTGGTCGTCGGGGGGCGGTTTTTCCGGCGGCGGTGGCGGATTCGGCGGCGGCGGAGCATCGGGCGACTGGTGA
- a CDS encoding RNA methyltransferase produces MSDHEVTGGVSLKERVAIVLVEPQSPGNVGMVCRAMKNMGLGELRIVKGCRLDHPEALKFAVSARDLLERARVFESLEDALSDTELSVATTRRHGKYRQEIFSPKEIVSKFGANLAGNRAALVFGREDNGLTTDELSLCRWHATIPSSEEYGSLNLSQAVMVFCYELFTSLGGRTAVGEDRPLAGLAETEPLFEHMERTLMRIGYLNPQNPAHLMRSLRRIFARSELDSREVAILRGMMTQIDWAADQFKGKKGA; encoded by the coding sequence ATGTCGGATCATGAAGTGACCGGGGGCGTTTCCCTGAAAGAGCGGGTCGCCATAGTACTGGTGGAGCCGCAGAGCCCCGGCAATGTGGGTATGGTATGTCGCGCCATGAAGAACATGGGGCTCGGTGAGTTGCGTATCGTAAAGGGGTGTCGTCTCGATCACCCGGAAGCACTCAAGTTTGCCGTTTCCGCCCGGGACCTGCTGGAGCGGGCCAGAGTGTTCGAGTCCCTTGAGGATGCCCTCTCCGATACGGAACTGTCCGTGGCCACGACCCGCCGCCACGGCAAATACCGCCAGGAGATCTTTTCACCCAAGGAGATCGTGTCGAAGTTTGGCGCCAATCTTGCGGGGAACCGCGCCGCCCTCGTCTTCGGCCGGGAAGATAACGGCCTGACCACCGACGAGCTTTCCCTGTGCCGCTGGCACGCCACGATTCCCTCGTCAGAGGAGTACGGCTCCCTGAATCTGTCCCAGGCCGTGATGGTATTCTGCTACGAACTGTTCACCTCCCTGGGGGGCCGGACAGCGGTCGGCGAAGACCGTCCCCTTGCGGGGTTGGCCGAAACGGAACCCCTGTTCGAGCACATGGAGCGCACCCTGATGCGCATCGGGTATCTCAATCCCCAGAATCCCGCCCACCTGATGCGTTCACTGCGGCGCATCTTTGCGCGCTCCGAGCTGGATAGCCGCGAGGTGGCCATCCTGCGCGGGATGATGACCCAGATCGACTGGGCGGCCGACCAGTTCAAGGGAAAGAAGGGGGCATGA
- a CDS encoding GTPase-activating protein encodes MFLLPKGNPLYENIAASKVKIPDMFEKLKGSSFTGYLNFTFPSSIAILFFEAGKLISAMLEQDGKRLTGFEAIAGVCNQIFGGGGSLSVYKLSRDLTMCLHAMLHGDVLYQGQELKLIDIKGLLEKMKAQRLNGCLRIYTEDRTALIFYKEGAPLGFFHDGSHDIETSASESQKIAGLPGAKIDVLSTKSAEELMHYDLLEMVNIAKLWESTTARFSSEREKIRKEAEVVGQQHADDALKELEDDLKEVAMAYVGKMGASLVEKELNDRGGRRALTDGSRAGAFLAGVEKGAKLLTSISKTREMLETMKNEIAERTKSLL; translated from the coding sequence ATGTTTCTTCTTCCCAAAGGGAATCCGTTGTACGAGAACATTGCGGCGTCCAAGGTCAAGATTCCCGACATGTTTGAGAAGCTGAAAGGCAGCTCTTTTACCGGCTATCTCAATTTCACGTTTCCTTCTTCCATTGCCATTCTTTTTTTCGAGGCCGGAAAGCTGATCAGTGCCATGCTTGAGCAGGATGGGAAGAGACTCACCGGCTTCGAAGCCATTGCCGGCGTGTGCAACCAGATTTTCGGCGGCGGCGGCTCCTTGAGCGTGTATAAGCTCTCCAGGGATCTCACCATGTGTCTCCATGCGATGCTCCATGGAGATGTGCTGTACCAGGGGCAGGAGCTCAAGCTGATCGACATCAAGGGCTTGCTCGAAAAGATGAAGGCACAGCGTCTCAACGGTTGTTTGAGGATCTATACCGAGGACCGGACCGCCCTTATCTTTTACAAGGAGGGGGCGCCCCTCGGTTTTTTCCACGATGGTTCCCATGATATCGAGACATCCGCTTCCGAGTCACAGAAAATCGCCGGCCTGCCCGGGGCAAAGATTGATGTGTTGTCGACCAAGAGTGCTGAAGAGCTCATGCATTACGACCTTCTGGAAATGGTCAACATAGCCAAGCTCTGGGAATCGACCACTGCCCGTTTTTCATCCGAGCGGGAAAAGATCCGGAAAGAAGCGGAGGTTGTCGGTCAGCAGCATGCGGATGACGCGTTGAAGGAACTTGAAGACGATCTCAAGGAAGTGGCCATGGCCTACGTTGGCAAAATGGGGGCTTCGCTCGTGGAGAAGGAATTGAATGACCGCGGCGGACGCCGCGCCCTCACGGACGGTTCCCGGGCCGGTGCATTTCTTGCCGGCGTTGAAAAAGGGGCAAAGCTTCTGACCAGCATATCCAAGACCAGGGAGATGCTGGAGACCATGAAGAACGAGATCGCGGAACGGACGAAATCACTGCTGTGA
- a CDS encoding tungsten formylmethanofuran dehydrogenase: MEKQLPTIEIIEKYCKGCHICVEFCPTKVLEMKGFVVAVKNLEACIKCMQCELRCPDFAIKVTP; the protein is encoded by the coding sequence ATGGAAAAACAGCTTCCAACGATTGAGATCATTGAGAAGTACTGCAAGGGGTGTCACATCTGTGTTGAATTTTGCCCCACAAAGGTACTGGAGATGAAAGGGTTCGTCGTGGCGGTAAAGAACCTTGAAGCTTGCATCAAGTGCATGCAGTGCGAACTGCGGTGTCCCGATTTCGCCATTAAGGTGACCCCTTAA
- a CDS encoding 2-oxoacid:ferredoxin oxidoreductase subunit beta, which translates to MAFNYEKYIRPGKLPHIWCPGCGHGIVMKGLIRAMDTLGLDKNNTAIVSGIGCASRLPGYMDCCTLHTAHGRAAAFATGVKMSKPEMTVFCVGGDGDGVAIGGNHFIHACRRNIDMTYILMNNKIYGMTGGQFSPATPHMAKASTTPYGNPDPSFDIAKLAIGAGATFVARGTAFHANQIDKLIVEAVQHKGMSVVEILDDCPTCFGRRNKYRSVVEMMNHLKEVAVPVKAAEKMTPEQLQGKVLTGVLYKEDKPEYCEEYRKVIERAQGGAK; encoded by the coding sequence ATGGCTTTCAATTATGAGAAATACATCCGTCCGGGGAAACTGCCTCACATCTGGTGTCCCGGCTGTGGTCACGGCATCGTCATGAAGGGCCTCATCAGGGCCATGGATACACTCGGTCTCGATAAGAACAATACGGCGATCGTTTCCGGTATCGGTTGCGCTTCCCGTCTTCCCGGCTACATGGATTGCTGCACCCTCCACACCGCCCATGGCCGTGCTGCGGCATTTGCCACCGGCGTAAAGATGTCCAAGCCGGAAATGACCGTCTTCTGCGTTGGCGGCGACGGCGACGGCGTTGCCATCGGCGGCAACCACTTCATCCATGCCTGCCGTCGTAACATTGACATGACGTATATTCTGATGAACAACAAAATTTACGGCATGACCGGCGGGCAGTTCTCGCCGGCCACTCCGCACATGGCGAAAGCTTCCACCACCCCCTACGGCAACCCCGACCCGTCTTTCGACATCGCCAAGCTTGCCATCGGTGCCGGTGCAACCTTCGTGGCCCGCGGTACCGCGTTCCACGCCAACCAAATCGACAAGCTGATTGTCGAAGCCGTACAGCACAAGGGGATGTCGGTCGTTGAAATCCTCGACGACTGCCCCACCTGCTTCGGCCGTCGGAACAAGTACCGGTCGGTTGTCGAGATGATGAACCACCTCAAGGAAGTTGCCGTACCGGTCAAGGCCGCTGAGAAGATGACGCCCGAGCAGCTTCAGGGCAAGGTTCTCACGGGCGTTCTGTACAAGGAAGACAAACCCGAGTACTGCGAAGAGTATCGGAAAGTCATCGAGCGCGCCCAGGGCGGTGCCAAGTAA
- a CDS encoding RND transporter — translation MTTEQELPDRGETREIPSAQPAPQSKGSGGKRRRAGIVLLILFVVGAVIGLRWLVHGMTYLATDNAFVESHIHAVSSRVPGTVAVVYVTDNQAVKKGDILAELDPSDYRTRVSEATAALAMARNETSGDYAQVEAARAAVDHARARLAQADLDLTRGTALLAKEVIPREQFDRLETAKRVAAAQVREAEEQMRKAQAEIGLSGNGSREARVALRDAQLATASLNLSYTKILAPANGYVTRKSVEPGNTIQAGQPLMAVVDLDDVWITANYKESQLTHMKPGQKVTFTVDAYPGRTFSGRIDSIMAGTGAAFSLLPPENATGNYVKVVQRVPVKIAVDRASDPGHLLRVGMSVVPSVDVERSLGDILHGLWPF, via the coding sequence ATGACAACGGAACAGGAACTACCGGACCGGGGAGAAACCCGGGAAATCCCGTCGGCCCAGCCGGCGCCACAGAGCAAGGGGAGCGGCGGCAAGCGGAGACGGGCGGGCATTGTCCTGCTCATACTGTTCGTGGTTGGAGCGGTGATCGGCCTGCGCTGGCTCGTCCACGGCATGACGTACCTAGCCACGGACAACGCCTTCGTGGAATCCCACATCCATGCGGTGTCCTCCCGGGTGCCGGGTACGGTCGCCGTGGTGTATGTCACTGACAACCAGGCCGTGAAAAAAGGAGATATCCTTGCGGAACTGGATCCCAGCGACTACCGGACCCGGGTCAGCGAGGCCACGGCAGCCCTTGCCATGGCCCGCAACGAGACCTCGGGCGACTATGCCCAGGTGGAAGCGGCGCGTGCCGCGGTCGACCATGCCCGGGCGCGCCTGGCCCAGGCCGACTTGGACCTGACACGCGGCACGGCTTTGCTGGCAAAGGAGGTCATCCCCCGCGAACAGTTCGACCGGCTCGAAACGGCGAAGCGGGTGGCGGCGGCCCAGGTGCGCGAGGCAGAGGAGCAGATGCGCAAGGCACAGGCCGAAATCGGCCTGTCCGGGAACGGCAGCCGTGAAGCCCGGGTGGCGCTGCGCGATGCCCAGCTCGCCACGGCGTCCCTCAACCTTTCCTACACGAAAATCCTGGCGCCCGCCAACGGTTACGTCACGCGCAAATCAGTGGAGCCGGGCAACACGATCCAGGCGGGCCAGCCCCTCATGGCCGTGGTCGACCTGGATGACGTCTGGATCACTGCCAACTACAAGGAGAGCCAGCTTACCCACATGAAGCCGGGCCAGAAGGTGACCTTTACGGTTGACGCCTATCCCGGCCGCACCTTCTCGGGCAGGATCGACAGCATCATGGCCGGAACCGGCGCGGCCTTCTCGCTCTTGCCGCCTGAAAATGCCACGGGCAACTACGTGAAGGTCGTCCAGCGGGTTCCGGTCAAGATCGCCGTGGACAGGGCAAGCGATCCCGGCCACCTGTTGCGGGTGGGCATGAGCGTGGTGCCGTCGGTGGATGTGGAGCGCTCCCTGGGCGACATCCTCCACGGACTCTGGCCGTTCTAG